GGTATCTCTGAAGATTTCCCATGTCAGATCTTCAGGAACTCCTTTTACTTTCTCTAATGCCTGATAAATAGGTACAGTACCAATTGGAACCGGACTATTTCTGATAATCCATTCTCTTGTTTCGTGAATATTTTTCCCGGTTGAAAGATCCATAATGGTATCAGCTCCCCATCGGCAGGCCCATACTGCTTTTTCCACTTCTTCTTCAATACTGGATGAAACGGCACTGTTTCCAATATTGGCATTGATTTTCACCAGGAAATTTCTTCCAATAATCATTGGTTCACTTTCAGGGTGATTGATATTATTAGGAATGATCGCTCTTCCCGCTGCAATTTCGTCTCTTACAAATTCCGGAGTGATCTTACTTTTTGGAGTATTTGCCCCAAAACTATGGCCGGGATGTTGAAAAGCCATTTCTTTGGATACGGAGTCAAGCTGTTCTATTCTTTGGTTTTCCCTGATCGCCACATATTCCATTTCAGGAGTGATGATTCCCTGTTTTGCATAGTAAAGCTGTGTAACTTCTTTTCCTTCCTGTGCTACTTTAGGCTTATGATCATAGGAAAATCTTAATTCATCAAGACGAGGATCTGCTAAACGGGCCTTTCCGTATTCAGAGGTAATTCCGTCCAGGATATTTACATCATTTCTGTCCAGAATCCATTGTTCTCTGATCCTCGGAAGTCCTTTCTGAATGTCAATAACTGCATTTTCATCGGTATAAGGACCTGAAGTGTCGTAAATGGTAACCGGAGCATTATGTTCAAAGCCGCCATTGGTTAATTTGGTGGGGCTAAGCTGTATTTCACGCATTGCTACATTGATAGGGTGTAATGTTCCTTCAACATAGATTTTCTTTGAGTTCGGAAATGGCGAACATGTAATGGAGTGAGCCATAAGTATTGGTATTAAATATGAGATTAACCGCCCTGAGTGGCAGTAATGATTAAAACTGAATCGTTGTTGTTAAGGATGGTTTCCGCCCAGATTGACAGGGGAATAATGCGATTGTTAAGAGCTACAGCAATACCTTTTTTCTTTCCGGGTAACTCAATAGCCAATAATGCTTCCAGATTTTCGGGAAGTACATCAAATGTTTTTCGGGTGTGGTTGATAATAAGTTCCATTCCTAATAATTTAAATGCACTTTAGGAATGGCTATTATTGTACAATAGAATGTACAGCAAAAGTCATCTACTTTTCCCTACGCTGGTATGATCCAGATCAGGTTCAAAGGGTAAAGTCTCAGTCTGTTGGTAACAGACACCCCTAAAGTTTGAGACGAAGTTAGACATTTTTTTAGAATAGGCAAAATTTGAAATAATATTAAAGAAAAAATCCACCTCAAATTTGAGATGGACTTTTATATTTTTCTTTACGTGTTTTAATGCCTTTATTATTCTTCACAAGCTCTCCAGATCGCATCATTCTGCGGAACAGGAGCTATGATCTCGATATTTTCTTTGGTAACAGGATGAATAAATTCCAGTTTTCTGGCATGAAGATTAATTCCTCCATCAGGATTGGAGCGTGGAGCCCCATATTTCAGGTCACCTTTGACAGGGACTCCTGTTTTGGACAATTGTGCTCTGATCTGATGGTGCCTTCCGGTTTCAAGATCAATTTCAAGAAGAAGATAATTATCCAGAGTCTTAATGACATTATAAGTCAAAATCGCTTCTTTTGCTCCTTCTGTAGCTTTGGGAAAAACAATCGCTTTATTATTCTTTTCGTTTTTCTTTAAATAATGAACCAATCTTTGAGACTGTGGAATCATTTCTTTTCCTACAACTGCCCAATACGTTTTTTTTACTTCATGGTTTTTCACCATCTGAGTAAGACGGGAAAGTGCTTTGGATGTTTTTGCATAGATCACCAGCCCGGATGTAGGCCGGTCTATACGATGAACCAAGCCGAGAAAAACATTTCCCGGCTTAGCATCTCTTATTTTTATAAAATTCTTGATGGATTCTAATAGTGATTCATCACCAGTCTTATCGCCCTGAACAAGCTGACCGACTTTTTTATTGACCACCAGAAGATGATTGTCTTCATATATAATCTGCTCCTTCATACTTCTTCAGCCTATCTTCTTCTATTGGATAATGACAGAATAATCCCCGCCAAAAGACCTGCTGTTTTAATATTTGAAAGTTTTGAATCTTCCGGAATGAATGCTCCGAATACACAGATTGCAGCAGCAGCATACATTGCATAGACAAAGTTCTTATTCGTAAGCAGAGGAGCCTGAATAAAGAAACTTGCACCTATCAGCACATAAAAAACTTTTCTTGAAAGTAGATGATTAATTTCCGGAGAGAACAGATTAAACCATCCTACAGCAAGACAAATCAATGCTGCAATAGATAATATTCCCTGGATAGATTGTTGATTCTGCATAGATTAATAGCTTTCATTTTCGTTAGGAAACTCAACACTTTTCACATCTTTTACATATTGAGCAACAGCTCCTGTAATTTCTGTGTAAAGATCAAGATATCTTCTTAAGAATTTCGGGCTGAAACCTTTGTTCATTCCTACCATATCATGATACACCAAAACCTGTCCGTCACAATCTGAACCTGCACCGATTCCGATGGTAGGGATAGAAATGCTTTCAGTTACTTTTTTGGCTAATTCTGCCGGAATTTTTTCCAAAACAATTGAAAAGCATCCTAATTCTTCTAAAAGCTGTGCATCAGCGATCAGTTTTTCCGCTTCTGCTTCTTCTTTAGCTCTTACTTTGTATGTTCCGAATTTATAGATAGACTGTGGTGTTAATCCCAAATGCCCCATTACCGGAATTCCGGCATTGATGATTTTCTTGATAGATTTGGAAATTTCTTTTCCGCCTTCAATTTTTACAGCATGCGCTCCACCTTCCTTCATCATTCTTACCGCAGATTCCAATGCTTTTTCAGGATTACTCTGATAAGTTCCGAAAGGTAAATCTGCTACCACCAAAGCTCTGTCGGTTCCTCTTACCACACTTTGAGCATGATAGATCATTTGATCCAGCGTAATAGGTAATGTAGTTTCAAAACCAGCCATTACATTTGCCGCAGAGTCTCCAATCAAAATAGCATCCACTCCGCCTGCATCTACCATTTTTGCTGTGGTAAAATCATAGGCTGTAAGCATTGTTATTTTTTCCTTGTCGAATTTCATTTTTCGCAAGGTTTCAGTCGTAACTTTTTTAATTTCAGAGTGAACAGACATAATTTATCTATTTTTAAAAGTTAAAAAGTCGGCCTTGAGCCGACTTACGTTTTTGTATGATTTATAAAACTACGTGACCGAGTTTCATGAGTTTGTCGTGATTTAAGATCTTGATATTTCTTCCGTCCACTTCAATCAGACTATCCTGTTTGAATTCCGAGATCAGACGGATGGCACTTTCTGTAGCGGTACCAATAATATTGGCAATTTCTTCTCTCGTTAATGAGATTTTGATAAAGCCTTCAGGATCTACTCCAAGTTTCTGCTCCAAAAGCAGCAGAATTTCTGCCAGCCTTTCTCTTACTGTTTTCTGAGCAAGGAAAGTAATGGTATTGGAAGATTCTCCTAATTCGTATGAGATTTTCTGAAGCATTACGAAAGACAGTTGTGGATCTACCTCCAAAAGATACATGAAGATATCTGCAGGTAAGAACACACATTCAATATCTGTCATTGCTTCTGCTTTGGCCTGGAAATTTTCCCCACAAAGCAAAGAACGATAGCCGATGATATCCCCTTCTTTGATAAATCTTAAAATCTGATCTTTCCCGAACGCTCCTGATTTCGAAAGTTTGGCAGCCCCCTTTTCCAGAACAAAAACTCCTTTTGGAGTTTCGCCATCCTCGAAAATGGTATCGTGCTTCTGAAAACTCAGTTTCTTTTTGCCATTAATGTACTTCTCAAAATCTGCGCTAGAAAGTCTTTCTTTAAATGATTTATCATTAAAAACTCTGGCGAACCTCTCTTCAATTGCTATCTGTTGTTCCTGCGGCATTTTATATGATATTTATCACAAAAATAGAACTTTTTAACGCGATAAACAAAAAAATTTGTTATAATTTTGTAGTTCAATATTTTATGGGGTGAGCGAGAACTGTTTTCATTGTGGTCAAGGGATAGAAAAAGAGAGAATTTTATTTGATGAAAAGACTTTCTGCTGTAACGGATGTAAGTCTGTTTACGAGATTCTAAATTTAAATCATTTAGGCAACTTCTATGAGCTTAATAAAGGAGCGGGAATTCGTCCAAATGATGAAAATTCTTCACAATTTGATTACTTGGACACGCCGGAAATTTTTGAAAAAGTTACAGATTTCTCTGAGGGAAATACCAGTCTTGTAACGTTTAAAATCCCTGTAATTCACTGTTCTTCCTGTATCTGGCTACTAGAAAGCCTTCACACATTAAATAAGCATATTAAATATTCGCAGGTTAATTTCACAAGAAAGACCTTACAGATTTCATTCAACCATAACGATTTGAAATTAAGCGAACTCGCTAAATTTTTAACTAATCTTGGATACAAACCGGTTATCAGTCTTGAAACTGCCGATAAAAATGAAGATCATCTTGACAAATCTTTATTGGTAAAATTTGCCATTGCTGCCTTTGCTTTTGGTAACGGAATGTTCCTTGCCTTCCCTGAATATATTGGGGGAGAAGATTATTGGATGGAACATTACAGGGGGCTATTCAGAACTTTGATATTCCTTCTGGCAACACCTGTTGTATTTTATTCAGCTTCAGACTATTATAAATCCGCATGGTACGGTTTAAAAAATAAGATTGTCAATATTGACGTTCCCATTGTATTAGGAATTTTCGTACTCTACGGAAGAAGTATCTATGAAGTGGTAACAGATTATGGTCCAGGATACTTCGATACCCTTTGCGGGCTTTTATTCTTCATGCTTCTTGGGAAAATTTTTCAAAAAAGAACATACAATGCTCTTTCATACGACAGAGATTACAAGTCTTTCTATCCCATTGCCGTAACGAAAGTAGATTTCGAAGGGAAACAGGATAACATCCTTCTTTCAGAGGTAAAAGTAGGAGACAGAATTCTGGTTAGAAACCAGGAAATCATTCCAGTAGATGCTATTCTGATTAATGGAGAAGGTAATATCGACAATAGTTTCATTACAGGAGAAAGTGAAAGTATCAGCAAACAGCCTGGTGATAAGATTTTTGCCGGGGGAAAACAGATTGGATCTTCTTTAGAACTTGAAGTGATTAAAAACGTAGATCAAAGTTATTTAACTCAGCTTTGGAATAAAGAAGCATTTAAAAAACACGAAACCGGTCTTGACACTCTTACAAATAATGTCAGTAAATATTTCACATTCATCATTTTAGGTATTGCTTTAGTCGCAGGAACTTATTGGTATTTCATTGATTTAAATAAAATGTTCCAGGTTATTTCAGCAATCCTGATCATTGCTTGTCCTTGTGCGCTTGCATTATCTGCACCGTTCACTTTCGGGCACATTATGAGGATTTTAGGCCGAAATAAATTCTATGTAAAAGACACTTTAACGATTGAAAAAATTGCTAAGCTGGACACGATTGTTTTTGATAAAACAGGAACCATCACCCACAGAAAAAAATCAAATATCAAATACGAAGGATCTGAGATCAACGAATTTGATTCTCTGAACATT
The nucleotide sequence above comes from Chryseobacterium sp. 7. Encoded proteins:
- the thiS gene encoding sulfur carrier protein ThiS yields the protein MELIINHTRKTFDVLPENLEALLAIELPGKKKGIAVALNNRIIPLSIWAETILNNNDSVLIITATQGG
- a CDS encoding RluA family pseudouridine synthase, translating into MKEQIIYEDNHLLVVNKKVGQLVQGDKTGDESLLESIKNFIKIRDAKPGNVFLGLVHRIDRPTSGLVIYAKTSKALSRLTQMVKNHEVKKTYWAVVGKEMIPQSQRLVHYLKKNEKNNKAIVFPKATEGAKEAILTYNVIKTLDNYLLLEIDLETGRHHQIRAQLSKTGVPVKGDLKYGAPRSNPDGGINLHARKLEFIHPVTKENIEIIAPVPQNDAIWRACEE
- the panB gene encoding 3-methyl-2-oxobutanoate hydroxymethyltransferase; its protein translation is MSVHSEIKKVTTETLRKMKFDKEKITMLTAYDFTTAKMVDAGGVDAILIGDSAANVMAGFETTLPITLDQMIYHAQSVVRGTDRALVVADLPFGTYQSNPEKALESAVRMMKEGGAHAVKIEGGKEISKSIKKIINAGIPVMGHLGLTPQSIYKFGTYKVRAKEEAEAEKLIADAQLLEELGCFSIVLEKIPAELAKKVTESISIPTIGIGAGSDCDGQVLVYHDMVGMNKGFSPKFLRRYLDLYTEITGAVAQYVKDVKSVEFPNENESY
- a CDS encoding Crp/Fnr family transcriptional regulator; the encoded protein is MPQEQQIAIEERFARVFNDKSFKERLSSADFEKYINGKKKLSFQKHDTIFEDGETPKGVFVLEKGAAKLSKSGAFGKDQILRFIKEGDIIGYRSLLCGENFQAKAEAMTDIECVFLPADIFMYLLEVDPQLSFVMLQKISYELGESSNTITFLAQKTVRERLAEILLLLEQKLGVDPEGFIKISLTREEIANIIGTATESAIRLISEFKQDSLIEVDGRNIKILNHDKLMKLGHVVL
- a CDS encoding heavy metal translocating P-type ATPase, encoding MSENCFHCGQGIEKERILFDEKTFCCNGCKSVYEILNLNHLGNFYELNKGAGIRPNDENSSQFDYLDTPEIFEKVTDFSEGNTSLVTFKIPVIHCSSCIWLLESLHTLNKHIKYSQVNFTRKTLQISFNHNDLKLSELAKFLTNLGYKPVISLETADKNEDHLDKSLLVKFAIAAFAFGNGMFLAFPEYIGGEDYWMEHYRGLFRTLIFLLATPVVFYSASDYYKSAWYGLKNKIVNIDVPIVLGIFVLYGRSIYEVVTDYGPGYFDTLCGLLFFMLLGKIFQKRTYNALSYDRDYKSFYPIAVTKVDFEGKQDNILLSEVKVGDRILVRNQEIIPVDAILINGEGNIDNSFITGESESISKQPGDKIFAGGKQIGSSLELEVIKNVDQSYLTQLWNKEAFKKHETGLDTLTNNVSKYFTFIILGIALVAGTYWYFIDLNKMFQVISAILIIACPCALALSAPFTFGHIMRILGRNKFYVKDTLTIEKIAKLDTIVFDKTGTITHRKKSNIKYEGSEINEFDSLNIKTLLKNSNHPLSKSLYEFFEINDDYFPVENFVEISGKGYEASVRGTLYKIGSARYNNQEPKNLETAVYISKNGEYLGKFIFKNEYRPKLKELFTKLTNYKIFILSGDNSSEENQLKELIPNYKGMAFNQSPEDKLNYIKTLQDQHMKVAMLGDGLNDAGALKQSNVGIAIADDTNSFTPSSDVIMNGDKVVTLDNYLNLCKGSITIVKMTFIISFLYNIVGLSYAVTGHMHPLFAAIIMPISSITVVTFTTLSTWILGRKHFKKQA